One Streptomyces sp. CG4 genomic window, GGGACCCGGCCCCGGCCCGCGCCCGGCCCCGGGCACCGGACCGACGGATGCCGCGCCCGCCGCGACGGAGAAGAGGGGAGCGGCCGGCGCCGGCACCGACACGCATGCCGACGAACAGCGGCATGACCAGGACCAGTCGGCCGCCGCAGCCCCCGAGCGGTTCCGGCGCGACCGCCGGCACAAGATGATCGCGGGCGTGTGCGCGGGCCTCGGCCAGCACACCGACATGGACCCGGTGATCTTCCGGATCACCCTGGCCGTGCTGTCCGCGACCGGCGGCATCGGCCTCATCTTCTACGGCTTCGCCTGGCTCCTCGTGCCGTACGAGGACGAGGAGGAGAACGAGGTTCGCAAGCTGCTGACCGGCCGGGTCGACGGCCAGGCGCTCGCCGCCGTGCTGTTCGCCCTGGTCGGCTGCGGAATCTTCCTGACCATGCTGAGAAACGGCGGGGTGCTGGCCTTCGCCGCGGTGCTCTCCCTGCTGCTGGCGGGCACCGGGTACTGGTCGCGGCGCCGTGGCGCCCCCGACCCCGACCCGCTGTCCGCGCAGGCCGCCGCCGACGCCCCGCCGGAGGCCCAGGCACCGCCGATCGTCGCCATCTACCCGTCGTGGTGGCGGGACCCGATCGTCAAGGACGGCACCCATGTCGGCGGCACCGGCTATCTCTGGGGACCCGGCGACAGCCGGGACCGGGACCTCACCTCGGTCATCGACATCGGCATCGCGACCCCCTGGACCCACCCCGGCTCCCTACGGCCGCAGACCCCCGCGCCCCCGAGACCGCGCGGCCCGCGCTGGATAGGCGGCTGGGTGTTCCTGCTCGCCCTGACAGCGGGCGGCCTGGGCACCGGGCTGACCTGGGACACGCATCCACTGGGCACCAGCTTGCAGGCCGGTCTGGCATGCGCGCTGGGAGTCTTCGGACTGGGCCTCATGGTCAGCGCGTTCCTGGGGCGCACGGGAGCCGGGACGGTGTTCCTGGGGATCGTCACGGCGGCGCTGCTCGCCGGGGCGTCGGCCCTGCCCAAGGACATCACCACCCACTGGAGGGACACCTCCTGGACGCCCGCCGCGACGGCGCAGGTGCAGCCGGCGTACGACCTCGGCACCGGGCGCGGCACCCTCGACCTGAGCCGGGTGCGGCCGGGCAAGGGACGGACGGTCGCGACGGACGCCCACGTGGGTGCGGGACAGCTGAAGGTGATCGTGCCGGCGGGCGCGACCGTGCGGATGAAGATCGATGTGGGAGTGGGCGACATCCGGTTGCCCGGGGGGAACGGAAAGGACGTGGACGTGCAGCCGGGCAGGCACAAGAGCGTGACGCTGGCTCCGGCCAAGGGCGTCAAGGACGCGGGCACGCTGGATCTCAAGCTCGGCGTCGGTCTGGGAGATGTGGAGGTCAGTCGTGCTGCGTCATGAGTTCCAGCCCGGGAGGCTGGTCGCCGGGCTTTCCCTCATCGCCACCGGTGTGGTTTTCGCCGGGGACGCGGGCGGATGGTGGGAGACGCCGTGGTTCGCGGTCGTGCCGTTGATCGTGGGCGGCTTGTGCCTGGCCGGTGCCACCGCGACGGTGGCGCGGGGCATACGCAGACGGGGCGGCGCGGAGGGCGGCTAGCGGTCCGGCCCGGATCAGGCAGCCCCTGAAGGGGCAGCCCCGGTAGGAAAGGCCTAGCGGTAGCCGCCCAGGCGGTGGCGGCGGCGGGCTCGCCAGGCCGCGTCGACGGAGAGGTAGGGGGCGCCGGCGAGGATCAGGGGGAGCCAGGCCATCAGGTAGGCGAGGTCGTTGCCGTAGTAGTAGGGGGTCGTCGCCCAGCTCACCGTCATCCACAGGCTGAACGAGATCAGCGCGCCGCCGAGGGCGGCCAGCCGGCCGAGCAGGCCGAGCAGGGTGCCGATACCGACGGCCAGT contains:
- a CDS encoding PspC domain-containing protein; translated protein: MTDHEHAATGPGPGPGPRPAPGTGPTDAAPAATEKRGAAGAGTDTHADEQRHDQDQSAAAAPERFRRDRRHKMIAGVCAGLGQHTDMDPVIFRITLAVLSATGGIGLIFYGFAWLLVPYEDEEENEVRKLLTGRVDGQALAAVLFALVGCGIFLTMLRNGGVLAFAAVLSLLLAGTGYWSRRRGAPDPDPLSAQAAADAPPEAQAPPIVAIYPSWWRDPIVKDGTHVGGTGYLWGPGDSRDRDLTSVIDIGIATPWTHPGSLRPQTPAPPRPRGPRWIGGWVFLLALTAGGLGTGLTWDTHPLGTSLQAGLACALGVFGLGLMVSAFLGRTGAGTVFLGIVTAALLAGASALPKDITTHWRDTSWTPAATAQVQPAYDLGTGRGTLDLSRVRPGKGRTVATDAHVGAGQLKVIVPAGATVRMKIDVGVGDIRLPGGNGKDVDVQPGRHKSVTLAPAKGVKDAGTLDLKLGVGLGDVEVSRAAS